The following is a genomic window from Bordetella petrii.
CAGGGAAAACGGCAAGCCGTTCGCCGAGCTGGACGCGCAACACCAGGACGCCTGGCTGCGCGCCATGCAGGAAGGCGAGCCCGACTTCTCGCCGCTGCCTTCGGCCGTCTTCTTCCAGGCGCTGCTCGAGGCCACTATCGAGGGGTATTTTTCGGACCCGATGTACGGCGGCAATCGCGATATGGTGGGCTGGAAGCTGGTCGGCTTTCCTGGCGCCTACGCCAGTTTCTCGAACGACATCGAGCGGCATGGCGTGGCGTGGGCGGGCGAACCCGTCTCCATCGCCATGGCCCAGCCTCATCACACGCGGCAGGAGGATCGCCATGGCTGAGAAACTCGCGCCCGTGGATGTCGCGATCATCGGCGGCGGCTGGACCGGCTCGATTATCGGCAAAGAACTGGCAGCGGCCGGCCAGCGGGTGGTCGTACTGGAGCGCGGCGAGCCGCGCTGGCCGTCGCCCGATTTCCAGGGGCCAAACGTGCACGACGAACTGAAGTACACCCGGCGCCATGCCTTGCACCAGGATGCGGCCACCGAGACCTACACTTTTCGCAACAACAGCAGGCAGACCGCGCTGCCGATGCGGCGCTGGCAGTTCGCCTATCCCGGCACCCACCTGGGAGGCGCGGGCAATCATTGGTCCGGCGCCTACTACCGGTTCGACCCGACCGACTTCAACATGCGCAGCCACTACGCCGAACGGTACGGCGCGGGCATCTTCGACGACGAGCTGACTTGCCAGGACTGGCCCGTCACCTACGACGAACTCGAACCCTGCTACGACCGTTTCGATTACCTGATCGGGGCGTCAGGCCAGGCTGGCAACCTGAAGGGCCAGAAACAGGAAGGCGGCAATCCGTTCGAGCCTTGGCGGTCGCGCCCCTATCCCAATCCTCCCATGAAAGTGCCTTATGCGGCGGCACTGTTCGGCGAGGCCGCGCGCGGCCTGGGCTATCACCCCTATGTGCAGCCATCGGCGCTGGCCACGCGGCCGTACGTCAATACCGAAGGCCTGCACATGAGCGCCTGTGTCTATTGCGGCTTTTGTTCGAACTTCGGCTGCGAGCACTTCGCCAAGGCATCGCCACAGGTGTGCATCTTGCCGGTGGCGCTGAAAATGGAGAATTTCGAAATCCGCACGGGCGCACACGTGCTGCGCGTGGAGCTCAGCCCCGACAAGCAACGTGCCACTGGCGTCACCTATGTGGACGCCGCCGGCAATGAACAGTTCCAGCCGGCCAGCACTGTGGTGCTGTGCGCCTTCAGCATCAACAATGTACGCCTGCTGCTGCTGTCGGGCATCGGCAAGCCCTACGACCCCGACACCAACACTGGCGTGGTGGGCCGCAATTACACGCACCAGACCACCTCCGGAGTCAACCTGTTCTTCGACGAATCGGTGAACATCAACCCGTTCATGGGCGCGGGCGCGGTGGCGGTTACCATGGATGACTTCAGCGCCGACAATTTCGATCACGGCCCGCACGGGTTCGTCGGTGGCGGCTATATCCAGATCCAGGTAGTGAGCGGCGCCCCCATCGGCTACCATCCCACGCCCAAGGGAACGCCGTCGTGGGGGCCGGAATGGAAGCGCGCAGTCAAGCGCTATTACAACCATTCGGCCTCGATCACCATTACGGGGGCCGCCCAGCCGACGCGCGGCGGCTACCTGAGC
Proteins encoded in this region:
- a CDS encoding GMC family oxidoreductase, with the translated sequence MAEKLAPVDVAIIGGGWTGSIIGKELAAAGQRVVVLERGEPRWPSPDFQGPNVHDELKYTRRHALHQDAATETYTFRNNSRQTALPMRRWQFAYPGTHLGGAGNHWSGAYYRFDPTDFNMRSHYAERYGAGIFDDELTCQDWPVTYDELEPCYDRFDYLIGASGQAGNLKGQKQEGGNPFEPWRSRPYPNPPMKVPYAAALFGEAARGLGYHPYVQPSALATRPYVNTEGLHMSACVYCGFCSNFGCEHFAKASPQVCILPVALKMENFEIRTGAHVLRVELSPDKQRATGVTYVDAAGNEQFQPASTVVLCAFSINNVRLLLLSGIGKPYDPDTNTGVVGRNYTHQTTSGVNLFFDESVNINPFMGAGAVAVTMDDFSADNFDHGPHGFVGGGYIQIQVVSGAPIGYHPTPKGTPSWGPEWKRAVKRYYNHSASITITGAAQPTRGGYLSLDPTYRDAWGQPLLRITYDLPDNDIRMSAFLTARGDEIGKAMKGVQSTEPGPRKRPFTATAYQSTHLTGGAAMGDDPATSVVNRYGQVWDVPNVFVTGAALFPQNSCFNPTATVGATAYWIVDKIKANYLRSPGPLVST